One part of the Cyclobacteriaceae bacterium genome encodes these proteins:
- a CDS encoding outer membrane beta-barrel protein, which yields MKMFLSILALLVALKSLSQTMEDKKGYIGITLGPAFPLADIKDKGDGGTGLNLNLVNFGYTFGKNIGISALWSGGAHLSKSLQEDAISSYGTLLIGPLYRIPITEKSHLHVKAMIGSVYSAFEYKIEDFRAEAQSWSIGYSFGAVYTYSFSKNWCLMLNTDYLSAKSSVYVDNGKIAAINVNAGVGFRLK from the coding sequence ATGAAAATGTTCTTAAGTATCCTGGCACTGTTAGTAGCTTTGAAATCACTTTCTCAAACTATGGAGGATAAAAAGGGTTACATCGGTATTACCCTTGGTCCAGCATTTCCGTTAGCCGATATTAAAGACAAGGGCGATGGCGGTACGGGGTTGAATTTAAATCTGGTAAACTTTGGGTACACTTTTGGAAAAAATATTGGCATCTCCGCACTGTGGTCTGGCGGAGCCCATTTAAGTAAAAGCCTGCAGGAAGATGCAATATCAAGTTATGGCACTTTACTGATTGGTCCACTATACAGAATTCCCATTACTGAAAAATCTCATCTTCACGTAAAGGCAATGATTGGCAGCGTGTACTCGGCTTTTGAATATAAAATTGAAGATTTTAGAGCCGAAGCTCAAAGCTGGTCTATCGGTTATTCCTTTGGAGCAGTGTATACCTATAGTTTTTCAAAAAACTGGTGCCTTATGCTGAATACCGATTACCTCTCAGCGAAATCATCGGTGTATGTGGATAATGGAAAAATAGCAGCCATTAACGTTAACGCTGGCGTTGGCTTCAGATTAAAATAG
- a CDS encoding MFS transporter — MNYPRIAVKIIFFLNGFIHANLYSRLPRVQEQFAIDNGTLGFVLLASSIGAIGAMPFTGWFIIRFGSRRITLFSVFFYCLLVPFVPWAFNLAGLVILFFLMGISAGMLDVSMNAQAVMVEKELGKPIMTSFHALFSIGMMLGAGMGSLFSKLNTPLFTHLGTITLISVVISFFMQYYLIHDKPMAKQEGPAFRLPNVAMISIGIIAFCSMLGEGAMADWSTIYLEKVSHADAALAPLGLAAFALAMTIGRLAGDNARSQLGDQRLILICGVIAMAGLSIAIILNNPLFVITGFFLVGIGLSVVVPIAYSLAGNAPDLPPGVGLAMVTTVGYSGFLVGPPIIGFIADWQTLRIAFIFVLLLFLAMIILSGRVRQKSTKP; from the coding sequence GTGAACTACCCACGTATTGCCGTCAAGATCATCTTCTTCCTCAATGGATTTATTCATGCCAACCTGTATTCACGATTGCCCCGTGTGCAGGAACAATTCGCCATTGATAACGGTACCTTAGGATTTGTACTGCTCGCTTCATCCATCGGGGCCATTGGCGCCATGCCGTTTACCGGTTGGTTTATAATACGATTTGGTAGTCGAAGGATCACGTTATTCTCTGTCTTCTTCTACTGCCTGCTTGTGCCATTTGTTCCCTGGGCGTTTAACCTTGCCGGACTGGTAATTCTGTTTTTTCTGATGGGCATTTCAGCAGGCATGCTGGATGTATCTATGAATGCCCAGGCCGTAATGGTGGAAAAGGAACTGGGTAAACCCATCATGACTTCCTTCCATGCCCTGTTCAGTATCGGCATGATGCTGGGTGCAGGCATGGGCTCGTTGTTCTCCAAACTAAACACACCGTTGTTCACACACCTGGGCACAATCACGCTTATTAGTGTCGTTATTTCTTTTTTCATGCAGTATTATCTTATCCATGATAAACCAATGGCTAAACAGGAAGGCCCTGCCTTTCGTCTGCCCAATGTGGCTATGATCAGTATTGGCATTATTGCTTTTTGCAGCATGCTGGGCGAAGGTGCCATGGCAGACTGGAGCACCATTTACCTTGAAAAAGTTTCTCATGCCGATGCCGCACTGGCACCTCTTGGCCTGGCGGCTTTTGCTTTAGCCATGACGATCGGTCGACTGGCCGGTGATAACGCACGGTCCCAACTGGGTGATCAACGTCTTATCCTCATCTGCGGTGTTATTGCAATGGCAGGCCTCAGCATCGCTATCATTCTAAACAATCCCCTCTTTGTCATTACCGGTTTCTTTCTGGTGGGTATTGGACTTTCCGTAGTTGTACCTATTGCCTACAGCCTTGCCGGAAACGCACCTGATCTTCCGCCCGGTGTTGGGTTGGCTATGGTTACCACCGTAGGTTATTCCGGTTTTCTGGTGGGGCCGCCTATTATTGGTTTTATTGCCGATTGGCAAACCTTGCGCATTGCCTTCATCTTTGTTTTACTACTTTTTTTGGCCATGATTATTTTAAGTGGCCGTGTTAGACAGAAATCAACTAAGCCCTGA
- a CDS encoding 3'-5' exonuclease, which yields MQLNLRNSLCVFDLETTGTNITTDRIIEIAVIKVLPNGEIQKKATILNPTIPIPAESTKFHGLKDEDVQYKPTFKDVAKDYAKFFEGADLAGFNVLKFDIPILVEEFLRAGVEFDYSRKKIIDAQRIFHFMEKRTLSAAYKFYLDKELQESHTAEADTQATLDVLLAQIEKYDGQPVVDGLGQTIGHIKNDMESLAQLTGSGLVDLAGRMIKNEKGDEIFNFGKHKNKKVLDVLKQEPSYYDWMMNGDFPLDTKRKLTEIKLRELKNK from the coding sequence ATGCAATTGAATCTCCGTAACTCACTTTGTGTTTTCGATCTTGAAACCACAGGCACCAACATTACCACCGACCGCATTATTGAAATTGCCGTTATAAAAGTTTTGCCCAATGGCGAAATCCAAAAGAAAGCAACCATACTTAACCCAACCATTCCCATACCCGCTGAATCGACAAAGTTTCACGGCTTAAAAGATGAGGATGTTCAGTACAAGCCTACTTTTAAAGATGTGGCCAAAGATTATGCAAAGTTCTTTGAAGGTGCCGACCTGGCCGGGTTCAACGTTCTGAAGTTCGATATTCCGATTTTAGTAGAAGAGTTTCTGAGGGCCGGTGTTGAGTTTGATTACAGCCGAAAAAAAATAATTGATGCCCAACGTATTTTTCACTTCATGGAAAAAAGGACACTATCAGCTGCCTATAAATTCTATTTAGATAAGGAACTTCAGGAATCGCATACGGCAGAAGCTGATACACAAGCCACACTGGATGTGCTGTTGGCACAAATTGAAAAGTATGACGGGCAGCCCGTGGTTGATGGCCTTGGCCAGACCATCGGCCACATTAAAAATGATATGGAGTCGCTGGCGCAGCTCACCGGTTCAGGATTGGTTGACCTGGCCGGGCGAATGATCAAAAATGAAAAAGGAGATGAAATCTTTAACTTTGGAAAACACAAGAACAAAAAAGTATTAGACGTTCTAAAACAGGAACCCTCCTACTACGACTGGATGATGAACGGAGATTTCCCGTTGGATACAAAACGAAAACTCACGGAGATCAAACTCCGTGAGCTTAAGAACAAATAG
- the dnaB gene encoding replicative DNA helicase has protein sequence MEQNRSTPMRTGSKTIMPSGKGGKLLVRDISESLGKLPPQALDLEEAVLGALMLEKGALNAVVEFLKPEHFYSEQHQEIYRAIIDLFKGSEPVDMRTVVNQLRKNGKIELVGGAYYIAELTSKVSSAANIEYHARVVIELAIKRDLIQIASQIHHDAYEDTTDVFELLDKTEQSIFEISDSNLRKNYDNMKNLMYRAIQELQKLKEHKDGLTGVPSGFTALDRMTSGWQNSDLVIIAARPGMGKTAFVVSAMRNAAVDFKRPVAIFSLEMASVQLVNRMISAEAELEGEKIRKGQLAEFEWAQLVHKTNRLSSAPIFIDDTPALSILELRAKSRRLKAEHGIQLIIVDYLQLMRGDAGGNREQEIASISRALKGIAKELNVPVLALSQLSRGVETRGGDKRPQLSDLRESGSIEQDADMVIFLYRPEYYKITVDEEGMPTQGMGEVIIAKHRNGSTGTAKLKFIGKYTKFADFDSPTPHENPFSGMITRESRINQIKPEDEPPVSGNEEDMPF, from the coding sequence ATGGAGCAAAACCGATCAACGCCAATGCGGACAGGAAGTAAAACCATAATGCCTTCCGGTAAGGGGGGCAAACTTTTGGTGCGCGATATCTCCGAAAGCTTGGGCAAGCTTCCGCCCCAGGCACTTGATCTGGAAGAGGCTGTGTTAGGCGCGCTCATGTTAGAAAAGGGTGCGCTTAACGCAGTTGTTGAATTTTTGAAGCCGGAACATTTCTACTCCGAGCAACACCAGGAAATTTATCGCGCCATTATCGATCTATTTAAAGGATCGGAACCGGTGGACATGCGCACGGTTGTAAACCAGTTGCGCAAAAACGGCAAGATCGAGTTGGTTGGTGGGGCGTATTACATAGCTGAACTTACATCAAAGGTAAGTTCTGCCGCCAATATTGAGTATCACGCACGCGTGGTTATTGAATTGGCCATAAAGCGCGACCTTATTCAAATTGCTTCGCAAATCCATCACGATGCGTATGAAGATACCACAGATGTATTTGAGCTTTTAGACAAGACCGAGCAATCCATTTTTGAAATATCGGATTCAAACCTGCGCAAGAACTACGATAACATGAAGAACCTGATGTACCGTGCGATACAGGAGCTTCAAAAACTAAAAGAGCACAAAGATGGGTTAACCGGTGTGCCTTCAGGATTTACTGCGTTAGACCGGATGACTTCCGGCTGGCAAAATTCTGACCTCGTCATTATTGCCGCGCGGCCCGGTATGGGTAAAACGGCTTTCGTGGTTTCGGCCATGCGCAATGCTGCGGTTGACTTTAAAAGACCGGTGGCTATTTTTTCGTTGGAAATGGCTTCTGTTCAATTGGTTAATCGTATGATTTCTGCCGAAGCAGAACTAGAAGGCGAAAAAATCCGCAAAGGCCAATTGGCAGAATTTGAATGGGCACAGCTCGTACATAAAACCAACCGGTTATCATCGGCCCCTATTTTTATTGATGATACGCCTGCACTTTCAATCCTGGAACTGCGCGCCAAATCAAGGAGGCTAAAGGCTGAGCACGGTATACAATTGATAATTGTTGACTACCTGCAATTAATGCGGGGTGATGCAGGCGGTAACCGCGAACAGGAAATTGCTTCTATCTCACGTGCGTTGAAAGGCATTGCTAAAGAACTGAACGTTCCAGTACTCGCGCTTTCGCAATTAAGCCGTGGGGTGGAAACCCGTGGTGGTGATAAACGCCCACAACTTTCCGACTTGCGCGAATCAGGTTCTATTGAACAAGATGCGGACATGGTAATATTTCTCTACCGCCCCGAATACTATAAGATTACCGTGGATGAAGAAGGCATGCCTACGCAAGGTATGGGAGAAGTAATCATAGCCAAACACCGTAACGGCTCAACCGGCACAGCCAAGCTCAAGTTTATTGGCAAGTACACCAAGTTTGCCGACTTCGATTCACCCACACCACATGAGAATCCATTTAGCGGAATGATCACCCGCGAAAGCCGTATCAATCAAATCAAGCCTGAAGACGAGCCGCCTGTTTCGGGCAACGAAGAAGATATGCCGTTTTGA
- a CDS encoding tetratricopeptide repeat protein has translation MNLTRIEQLLKYVEEDPNDSFSLYALALEYKKNNPIEALKLFRQLLINHPDYLPTYYQAGLMMEESGNINEALNLYGQGIGLARKQNDMGTLKELQAAYNLLADDP, from the coding sequence ATGAATTTGACGCGAATTGAGCAACTTTTGAAGTATGTGGAAGAAGATCCTAACGATTCTTTTTCACTTTACGCCCTGGCGCTTGAGTATAAAAAAAACAACCCGATTGAAGCCCTGAAGTTATTCCGGCAACTTTTGATCAACCACCCCGACTACTTGCCTACGTATTACCAGGCAGGACTGATGATGGAAGAATCAGGAAACATAAATGAAGCGCTTAATCTTTATGGGCAAGGGATTGGTTTGGCCCGTAAACAGAATGATATGGGTACATTAAAAGAGTTGCAGGCTGCTTACAATTTGTTAGCGGATGACCCATGA
- a CDS encoding electron transfer flavoprotein subunit beta/FixA family protein gives MKILVCISHVPDTTSKINFVDNNTKFDTNGVQFIIGPYDDYALARAVELKESSGASITVLNVGLADTEPTLRKALAIGADDAIRVNADPTDSFFVASQIAEQAKAGGYDLILMGRESIDYNSGAVHGIVGEMLGMPSVSPVMKLDIEGNTAKLAREIEGGKEYLEVNLPFVAGCQEPIAEWKIPNMRGIMSARTKPLKVVEPSTVDSGVKLQKFELPPAKGSVKMIPADNVQELVNLLRNEAKVL, from the coding sequence ATGAAGATCCTGGTTTGTATTTCACACGTTCCCGACACCACTTCCAAAATCAACTTTGTAGACAATAACACCAAATTCGACACGAATGGTGTGCAGTTTATTATTGGCCCGTACGATGACTATGCCCTGGCACGTGCCGTTGAACTAAAAGAAAGTTCAGGCGCTAGCATTACCGTGCTAAACGTTGGCCTGGCCGATACGGAACCTACCTTGCGAAAAGCGTTGGCCATTGGTGCAGATGATGCAATACGCGTTAATGCTGATCCTACTGATTCATTCTTTGTAGCCTCCCAGATAGCAGAGCAAGCCAAAGCAGGCGGTTATGACTTGATTCTGATGGGGCGCGAATCGATCGATTACAACAGTGGTGCCGTGCATGGTATTGTAGGTGAAATGTTGGGTATGCCCTCGGTTTCTCCTGTGATGAAGCTGGATATTGAAGGCAACACAGCAAAGCTTGCGCGCGAGATTGAAGGTGGCAAAGAATACCTTGAAGTTAACTTACCGTTTGTTGCAGGTTGTCAGGAGCCGATAGCCGAATGGAAAATCCCGAACATGCGCGGTATCATGTCCGCGCGTACCAAACCCCTAAAAGTAGTTGAACCTTCAACCGTTGATAGCGGTGTGAAACTTCAGAAGTTTGAATTGCCACCGGCAAAAGGTTCGGTTAAGATGATTCCTGCCGATAACGTTCAGGAGTTGGTTAACTTGCTAAGGAATGAAGCCAAAGTGTTGTAA
- a CDS encoding electron transfer flavoprotein subunit alpha/FixB family protein, with protein MNILVFVESAEGKVKKNSLEAVAFAHAMAMGGSVTALALGSAESAELESLGKYGATKVLHAADDKLNQGVIQAYATVIAKAFQDENADVLVLADSSLGTPVGARVAAKLGASLASNVVELPNLASGFVVKRSIYTGKAFAQVELTKPKKVIGIKKNAAELKEVGSPVSVTPYTVSLSDADFSTKITSSEKATGEVLLPEANIVVSGGRGMKGPEHWGGIEELAKTLGAATGCSKPVSDMGWRPHHEHVGQTGVKVAPQLYIAVGISGAIQHLAGVNSSKCIVVINKDAEAPFFKAADYGIVADAFDILPKLNEAIKAAK; from the coding sequence ATGAATATACTGGTATTTGTTGAAAGTGCGGAAGGTAAAGTAAAAAAGAACTCGCTGGAAGCGGTTGCGTTTGCTCATGCTATGGCTATGGGTGGTTCGGTTACGGCATTGGCCTTGGGAAGTGCGGAAAGTGCCGAACTTGAAAGCCTTGGAAAATATGGCGCCACTAAAGTACTCCACGCGGCTGATGATAAACTTAATCAAGGTGTAATTCAGGCGTATGCCACCGTTATTGCAAAAGCATTTCAGGATGAGAACGCAGATGTTCTGGTGCTGGCCGACTCGTCATTGGGCACACCGGTGGGCGCAAGGGTAGCAGCCAAACTTGGCGCCAGCCTGGCATCCAATGTAGTGGAGCTTCCAAACCTGGCTTCAGGTTTTGTGGTAAAGCGCAGCATTTATACCGGCAAAGCTTTTGCCCAGGTGGAACTTACAAAACCAAAAAAGGTAATCGGTATAAAAAAGAACGCGGCTGAGTTGAAAGAAGTTGGAAGCCCGGTTTCGGTAACTCCCTACACGGTTTCACTATCCGATGCCGACTTTTCTACTAAAATTACTTCTTCCGAAAAAGCAACCGGTGAGGTGCTGCTTCCCGAAGCCAACATTGTTGTCTCTGGCGGGCGTGGCATGAAAGGCCCTGAACATTGGGGAGGTATTGAAGAACTGGCCAAAACCCTTGGTGCCGCAACCGGGTGTAGCAAGCCGGTATCGGATATGGGCTGGAGACCACACCATGAGCACGTGGGGCAAACCGGTGTAAAAGTAGCCCCTCAGTTATATATAGCGGTTGGTATCTCAGGCGCTATTCAACACCTGGCGGGAGTAAATTCATCAAAATGCATTGTGGTTATAAACAAAGATGCCGAGGCACCATTCTTTAAAGCTGCCGATTATGGTATTGTTGCTGATGCTTTCGATATTTTACCTAAATTGAACGAAGCGATTAAAGCAGCCAAATAG
- a CDS encoding bifunctional nuclease family protein, which translates to MKKIKLEILGLSSSQSQSGSFALVLGETEGNRRLPIIIGMFEAQAIAIEIEKIIPNRPMTHDLFKSFANNFHFTVEEIIISDLKEGVFFAKIVCSDGLKRSEIDARPSDAIAIGLRFDSPIFTYENILAEAGIVLTDEQDEEEPKVEQKAKVRKDPVSRKAEDLKNYSVDKLNEILKEAIDKEDYERAAKIRDELSKRN; encoded by the coding sequence GTGAAGAAAATCAAACTGGAAATACTCGGTCTCTCGTCAAGCCAATCCCAATCGGGATCGTTTGCCCTGGTGTTGGGTGAGACAGAAGGTAACAGGCGCTTGCCCATCATCATCGGAATGTTCGAGGCACAGGCCATCGCCATTGAAATAGAAAAGATTATTCCTAACAGGCCTATGACGCACGACTTGTTTAAGTCGTTTGCCAATAACTTCCATTTTACCGTTGAAGAAATTATTATCTCTGATCTGAAAGAAGGGGTTTTCTTTGCCAAGATTGTGTGTTCCGATGGTTTGAAACGCTCTGAAATTGATGCCCGACCTTCGGATGCAATTGCTATAGGTCTTCGTTTCGATTCGCCTATTTTTACTTACGAAAACATTCTGGCGGAGGCCGGCATAGTACTTACCGATGAGCAGGACGAAGAGGAGCCCAAGGTTGAACAAAAGGCCAAGGTTAGAAAAGATCCTGTATCACGAAAGGCCGAAGACCTTAAAAACTATTCCGTAGACAAGCTTAATGAAATCCTGAAGGAGGCCATTGATAAAGAAGATTACGAGCGGGCTGCCAAAATCCGCGATGAGTTGAGCAAACGGAATTAA
- a CDS encoding NupC/NupG family nucleoside CNT transporter: MDYLRGLIGIGVIIAIAFAFSLYRKKVDWKLVASGVVLQVVIALLISKVPIVQQGFSALGNGFVTFLSFAGKGAQFLFGDLAFNSDSQEGTRHGLGFLFAFQALPMVIFFSSVTAGLYYLGVLQKIVYGFAWIMTKTMRLSGAESLSAAGNIFLGQTEAPLLVRPFIARMTQSELHCLMTGGMATIAGSVMGAYITFLGGGNPQEYGKFATYLLSASIMNAPAAIVMAKIFLPENEPEKIDRQLNVSKDSIGVNVIDAFATGASEGVKLALNIGGMLLAFIAIIYAINWILVDGFGVWTGLNTWVQTTTNGSFNGFSLQYIFGQVFRVFAFIMGVDWSETIHVGSLLGQKLVINEFVAYLGLAEMKSMSVLSDKSVIISTYALCGFANFSSIAIQIGGIGSMAPNRQADLSRLGLRALMAASLATMMTATIAGALFS; this comes from the coding sequence ATGGATTACCTGCGCGGATTGATTGGCATTGGTGTGATCATCGCCATTGCTTTTGCCTTTTCTCTTTACCGAAAAAAAGTCGATTGGAAGCTGGTGGCGTCAGGGGTTGTGCTCCAGGTGGTAATTGCCCTGCTTATTTCTAAGGTACCCATCGTGCAACAAGGCTTTAGCGCATTGGGCAATGGTTTTGTTACGTTCCTCAGTTTTGCCGGTAAGGGCGCACAATTTTTATTCGGTGATCTAGCTTTTAACAGTGACAGCCAGGAAGGTACGCGCCACGGCCTTGGCTTTTTGTTTGCCTTCCAGGCACTGCCCATGGTAATTTTTTTCTCCTCGGTTACGGCCGGGTTGTATTACCTTGGTGTGCTTCAAAAAATTGTCTATGGCTTTGCCTGGATCATGACCAAGACCATGCGGCTTTCCGGGGCCGAGAGTTTATCAGCGGCCGGTAATATCTTCCTCGGGCAAACAGAAGCACCATTGTTAGTCCGCCCGTTCATTGCCCGGATGACGCAATCTGAATTACATTGTTTAATGACTGGCGGAATGGCTACCATTGCGGGAAGTGTAATGGGTGCTTATATAACTTTTTTAGGAGGCGGAAACCCGCAAGAGTATGGCAAGTTTGCTACGTATTTATTATCAGCCTCAATTATGAATGCCCCTGCTGCCATTGTTATGGCAAAAATTTTCCTCCCCGAAAATGAGCCTGAAAAAATTGACCGGCAGTTGAACGTAAGCAAAGATTCCATCGGTGTTAATGTAATTGATGCTTTTGCAACAGGTGCTTCCGAAGGGGTTAAACTGGCGCTAAATATTGGCGGCATGTTGTTGGCATTTATTGCCATTATTTATGCCATTAACTGGATTTTGGTTGATGGTTTTGGTGTGTGGACAGGGTTAAACACTTGGGTGCAAACCACCACGAATGGATCGTTTAACGGTTTTTCTTTACAATATATTTTTGGCCAGGTGTTTAGGGTTTTTGCTTTTATAATGGGGGTAGATTGGTCCGAAACGATTCATGTGGGCAGCCTACTTGGACAGAAATTGGTAATTAATGAATTTGTTGCATACCTGGGGCTTGCCGAAATGAAATCAATGAGCGTGTTGAGCGACAAATCCGTAATCATTTCAACCTATGCCCTTTGTGGGTTTGCTAACTTCAGTTCTATTGCCATACAAATTGGTGGCATCGGCAGCATGGCACCCAACCGCCAGGCCGATTTGTCGCGGTTGGGTTTACGCGCCCTTATGGCCGCATCTTTGGCCACTATGATGACCGCTACCATAGCAGGCGCTTTATTTAGTTGA
- a CDS encoding RNA methyltransferase: MPLSRQEQLLLEHFAHYISGHKKSVLEKVLAERTRQVTVVLEDIFQSQNASAAVRTCECMGIQDIHIIENTTRYEVNKYVLKGSYKWENLIRYKRKGINNTEACFAALKERGYTLYATDPAEDNMSVYDVDPCSGKVAFIFGNELEGLSPYALASADHRVRIPMYGFTESLNISASVAICLSSAIAKLKMGQETFGLSVEEKDQLRLAWYRKMVKRSEIIEKEFLRTNP; this comes from the coding sequence ATGCCTTTGTCACGGCAGGAACAATTGCTGTTGGAACATTTTGCCCACTACATTTCAGGGCACAAAAAATCTGTACTTGAAAAGGTACTTGCAGAACGCACCCGCCAGGTAACGGTTGTGCTGGAGGATATTTTTCAATCGCAGAATGCCAGTGCTGCCGTGCGCACGTGTGAATGTATGGGCATACAGGATATCCACATTATAGAGAATACCACAAGGTATGAAGTGAACAAATACGTTTTAAAGGGTTCATACAAATGGGAGAATCTTATCCGCTACAAACGCAAAGGAATAAACAACACCGAAGCCTGTTTTGCAGCCTTGAAAGAGCGCGGGTATACGTTGTATGCTACTGACCCGGCAGAGGATAATATGTCGGTTTATGATGTTGATCCCTGCAGCGGAAAAGTTGCTTTTATTTTCGGGAATGAGTTGGAAGGTCTTTCGCCATATGCTTTAGCCAGTGCCGATCACCGGGTTCGCATTCCTATGTACGGTTTTACAGAAAGTTTGAATATATCGGCCAGCGTTGCCATCTGCCTGAGTTCGGCCATCGCTAAGTTGAAGATGGGGCAAGAGACGTTTGGGTTAAGCGTTGAAGAAAAAGACCAGCTACGGCTTGCCTGGTACAGGAAGATGGTAAAACGATCAGAAATAATCGAAAAAGAGTTTCTGCGTACAAATCCGTAA
- a CDS encoding YdcF family protein encodes MKWVKRVLFGASTAVILVFVAANVWVVKSTETRVFDNADQVMDHRVALVLGTSHKLVGGGANPFFDHRMDRAAELYKLGKIDHFIVSGDNRTKYYNEPVAMRRALVTRGVPSSAITLDYAGLRTLDSVVRSKEIFGQEKILIITQSFHSYRALFISDYYGIDAIAMGAQEPELESALKVRIREYFARAKAVLDLYVLKTNPQHLGEKEEINITS; translated from the coding sequence ATGAAGTGGGTAAAGCGTGTGCTCTTTGGGGCAAGTACAGCAGTAATCTTGGTGTTCGTAGCCGCTAACGTATGGGTTGTCAAAAGCACGGAAACCCGGGTATTTGATAACGCAGACCAGGTAATGGATCACCGGGTAGCTTTGGTATTGGGCACCAGCCATAAACTTGTTGGAGGCGGTGCCAATCCCTTTTTCGATCATCGGATGGATCGGGCTGCAGAGCTATATAAGCTCGGAAAAATCGATCATTTCATAGTAAGTGGCGATAACCGCACGAAATATTACAATGAACCCGTAGCCATGCGCAGGGCTTTAGTGACCCGGGGTGTGCCGTCATCGGCTATCACCCTCGACTATGCCGGTTTGCGAACGCTTGATTCAGTGGTGCGCAGTAAGGAAATTTTTGGGCAGGAAAAGATTTTAATTATTACGCAATCGTTTCATAGTTACCGGGCGTTGTTCATCAGCGATTATTATGGTATTGACGCTATTGCTATGGGCGCACAAGAACCTGAACTTGAGTCAGCATTAAAAGTAAGGATTCGCGAATATTTTGCCAGGGCCAAGGCCGTGCTTGATTTATATGTGTTAAAAACCAATCCCCAGCATTTGGGCGAAAAGGAAGAAATTAATATTACTTCCTGA